One region of Populus trichocarpa isolate Nisqually-1 chromosome 4, P.trichocarpa_v4.1, whole genome shotgun sequence genomic DNA includes:
- the LOC7494361 gene encoding UDP-glycosyltransferase 88A1, producing MEEAIVLYPSPPIGHLISMVELGKLLLTQKPSLSIHILITSVPYDSGSTAPYIANVAATIPSIKFHHLPTVTLPSTKTTHYEELTFEVLRLSNPHVREQLLSISKNHTIHGLVVDFFCCAALSVAKELNIPGYHFFTSGAGVLAVFLYFPTIHNTTTKSLKDLKSLLHIPGVPPIPSSDMPIPVLHRDDKAYKYFLDSSSSFPESAGIFVNTFASLEFRAVKTTSEGLCVPNNRTPPIYCIGPLIATEGPKDDAGTRNGTTLECLTWLDSQPVGSVVFLCFGSLGLFSKEQLREIAFGLERSGHRFLWVVRNPPSDKKSVALSAHPNIDLDSLLPEGFLDRTKDRGLVLKSWAPQVAVLNHPSVGGFVSHCGWNSVLEAVCAGVPLVAWPLYAEQRVNRIFLVEEMKLALPMNESDNGFVSSAEVEERVLGLMESEEGKLIRERTTAMKIAAKAALNEGGSSRVALSKLVESWKDK from the coding sequence ATGGAGGAGGCCATAGTTCTGTACCCATCACCACCTATTGGCCATTTGATATCTATGGTGGAGCTAGGGAAACTCTTATTGACCCAAAAACCTTCCCTTTCTATTCACATACTCATCACTTCTGTGCCCTATGATTCTGGCTCCACTGCCCCTTACATTGCCAACGTTGCTGCCACCATTCCCTCGATCAAATTCCACCATCTTCCTACTGTAACCCTCCCTTCTACAAAAACCACCCATTATGAAGAACTCACTTTTGAGGTCCTTCGCCTCAGCAATCCTCACGTTCGTGAACAACTATTGTCCATTTCCAAAAACCACACCATTCATGGACTTGTCGTGGACTTCTTTTGCTGTGCTGCTCTCTCTGTTGCCAAGGAACTCAATATCCCTGGCTACCACTTCTTCACTTCTGGTGCTGGTGTTCTCGCTGTTTTCCTTTATTTCCCAACCATTCATAACACCACCACAAAAAGTCTTAAAGATCTAAAGTCCCTTCTCCATATTCCCGGTGTTCCACCAATTCCATCGTCTGACATGCCAATACCGGTACTTCATCGCGACGATAAGGCCTATAAATACTTTTTAGATTCCTCAAGCAGCTTTCCCGAATCGGCAGGTATTTTTGTAAACACTTTTGCATCACTTGAATTCAGAGCTGTGAAAACAACATCCGAGGGATTATGTGTACCCAATAATCGCACACCGCCAATTTACTGTATCGGACCATTGATAGCCACTGAAGGTCCTAAAGATGATGCAGGCACTCGCAATGGTACTACGCTGGAGTGTCTAACATGGCTGGACTCGCAACCAGTTGGAAGTgttgtttttctatgttttgGTAGTTTGGGGCTGTTCTCCAAGGAACAGTTAAGAGAAATAGCTTTCGGGTTGGAGAGAAGTGGCCACAGGTTCTTGTGGGTGGTTCGGAATCCACCTTCTGATAAAAAAAGCGTGGCACTATCGGCACATCCAAACATTGATTTAGACTCATTGCTCCCTGAAGGTTTCTTGGATCGAACCAAGGATAGGGGACTCGTGCTGAAGTCGTGGGCTCCGCAAGTAGCAGTGCTGAACCATCCATCGGTAGGCGGTTTCGTAAGTCATTGTGGATGGAACTCGGTGCTGGAAGCAGTTTGCGCAGGTGTGCCATTGGTGGCTTGGCCACTATACGCAGAGCAGAGGGTCAATAGGATCTTCTTGGTGGAGGAAATGAAACTTGCATTGCCGATGAATGAATCTGACAACGGATTTGTGAGTTCGGCCGAGGTGGAGGAGCGAGTTCTAGGGTTGATGGAGTCGGAGGAAGGTAAGTTGATTAGGGAGCGAACCACAGCCATGAAAATTGCAGCAAAGGCTGCATTGAACGAGGGTGGTTCTTCTCGGGTGGCTTTGTCTAAACTTGTTGAGTCATGGAAAGACAAATGA
- the LOC18097531 gene encoding UDP-glycosyltransferase 88A1-like, translating into MKEHFLNVPGLLPVLATDIPKPFLERDNKAYQYFLDFATQVPQAAGIMINTFEFLESKVVRATSDGLCVPDNPMPPIYCIGPLIVAADERGGSSKTSPEDAHKCITWLDSQPNQSVVFLCFGSLEPFTKEQLREIAIGLEKSGQRFLWVVRDPPSHNLSVSIKPNGYPDLDSLLPDGFLERTKERGLVVKLWAPQVEILNHSSVGGFVTHCGWNSTLEAVCAGVPLVAWPLYAEQPLNRAVLVDGMKLALSMNESEDGFVSADEVEKNLRGLMVSDEGILIRERALTMKNAAKAAMIEGGSSHVALSKLVESWN; encoded by the coding sequence ATGAAAGAGCACTTTCTTAATGTTCCTGGCTTGTTACCAGTTCTTGCTACTGACATCCCAAAGCCTTTTCTTGAGCGGGACAATAAGGCCTATCAATACTTCCTTGATTTTGCCACTCAAGTCCCTCAAGCAGCTGGGATTATGATAAACACATTTGAATTCCTCGAGTCCAAAGTTGTAAGGGCAACATCAGATGGGCTCTGTGTGCCTGATAACCCCATGCCACCGATTTATTGCATAGGTCCCTTGATTGTAGCTGCTGATGAAAGAGGTGGTAGCAGCAAGACCAGTCCTGAAGATGCACATAAGTGTATTACTTGGCTTGATTCCCAACCAAACCAAAGCgttgtgtttctttgttttggtagCTTAGAGCCATTCACCAAGGAGCAGTTGAGGGAGATAGCTATTGGGTTGGAAAAAAGTGGTCAAAGGTTCTTGTGGGTGGTTCGGGATCCACCTTCTCATAATCTAAGTGTATCCATCAAACCAAATGGATACCCTGATTTGGATTCTTTGCTTCCTGATGGATTCTTGGAACGAACTAAAGAGAGGGGACTAGTGGTGAAATTATGGGCTCCACAAGTGGAAATCTTGAACCACAGTTCAGTAGGTGGATTTGTGACTCACTGCGGGTGGAATTCTACACTTGAAGCAGTGTGTGCTGGTGTGCCATTGGTGGCTTGGCCATTGTATGCAGAGCAACCGCTGAATAGGGCAGTGCTAGTGGACGGAATGAAGCTTGCTTTGTCAATGAACGAGTCTGAAGATGGATTTGTAAGTGCTGATGAGGTGGAGAAGAATCTTAGAGGATTGATGGTGTCTGATGAAGGTATATTGATTAGGGAGAGAGCACTTACTATGAAAAATGCAGCCAAGGCTGCAATGATTGAAGGTGGTTCTTCTCATGTGGCACTGTCCAAGCTTGTTGAGTCATGGAACTAA
- the LOC7494360 gene encoding UDP-glycosyltransferase 88A1 codes for MEEAIVLFPSPPIGHLISMVELGKLLLTQKPSLSIHILITSVPYDSGSTAPYIANVAATIPSIKFHHLPTVTLPSTKNIHHEELTFEVLRLSNPHVREELLSISKNNTIHGLVVDFFCCAALSVAKELNIPGYHFFTSGAGVLAGFLYFPTIHNTTTKSLKDLKSLLHIPGVPPIPSSDMPTPVLHRDDKAYKYLLDSSSSFPESAGIFVNTFASLEARAVKTLSEGLCVPNNRTPPIYCIGPLIATGGPKDDAGTRNGTTLECLTWLDSQPVGSVVFLCFGSLGLFSKEQLREIAFGLERSGHRFLWVVRNPPSDKKSVALSAHPNIDLDSLLPEGFLDRTKERGLVLKSWAPQVAVLNHPSVGGFVSHCGWNSVLEAVCAGVPLVAWPLYAEQRVNRIFLVEEMKLALPMNESDNGFVSSAEVEERVLGLMESEEGKLIRERTIAMKIAAKAALNEGGSSRVALSKLVESWKDK; via the coding sequence ATGGAGGAGGCCATAGTTCTGTTCCCATCACCACCTATTGGCCATTTGATATCTATGGTGGAGCTAGGGAAACTCTTATTGACCCAAAAACCTTCCCTTTCTATTCACATACTCATCACTTCTGTGCCCTATGATTCTGGCTCCACTGCCCCTTACATTGCCAACGTTGCTGCCACCATTCCCTCGATCAAATTCCACCATCTTCCTACTGTAACCCTCCCTTCTACAAAAAACATTCATCATGAAGAACTCACTTTTGAGGTCCTTCGCCTCAGCAATCCTCACGTTCGTGAAGAACTACTGTCCATTTCCAAAAACAACACCATTCATGGACTTGTCGTGGACTTCTTTTGCTGTGCTGCTCTCTCTGTTGCCAAGGAACTCAATATCCCTGGCTACCACTTCTTCACTTCTGGTGCTGGTGTTCTCGCTGGTTTCCTTTATTTCCCAACCATTCATAACACCACCACAAAAAGTCTTAAAGATCTAAAGTCCCTTCTCCATATTCCCGGTGTTCCACCAATTCCATCGTCTGACATGCCAACACCGGTACTTCATCGCGACGATAAGGCCTATAAATACCTTTTAGATTCCTCAAGCAGCTTTCCCGAATCGGCAGGTATTTTTGTAAACACTTTTGCATCACTTGAAGCCAGAGCTGTGAAAACATTATCAGAGGGATTATGTGTCCCCAATAACCGCACACCGCCAATTTACTGTATCGGACCATTGATAGCCACTGGAGGTCCTAAAGATGATGCAGGCACTCGCAATGGTACTACGCTGGAGTGTCTAACATGGCTGGACTCGCAACCAGTTGGAAGTgttgtttttctatgttttgGTAGTTTGGGGCTGTTCTCCAAGGAACAGTTAAGAGAAATAGCTTTCGGGTTGGAGAGAAGTGGCCACAGGTTCTTGTGGGTGGTTCGGAATCCACCTTCTGATAAAAAAAGCGTGGCACTATCGGCACATCCTAACATTGATTTAGACTCATTGCTCCCTGAAGGTTTCTTGGATCGAACCAAGGAGAGGGGACTCGTGCTGAAGTCGTGGGCTCCGCAAGTAGCAGTGCTGAACCATCCATCGGTAGGCGGGTTCGTAAGTCATTGTGGATGGAACTCGGTGCTGGAAGCAGTTTGCGCAGGTGTGCCATTGGTGGCTTGGCCACTATACGCAGAGCAGAGGGTCAATAGGATCTTCTTGGTGGAGGAAATGAAACTTGCATTGCCGATGAATGAATCTGACAACGGATTTGTGAGTTCGGCCGAGGTGGAGGAGCGCGTTCTAGGGTTGATGGAGTCGGAGGAAGGTAAGTTGATTAGGGAGCGAACCATAGCCATGAAAATTGCAGCAAAGGCTGCCTTGAACGAGGGTGGTTCTTCTCGGGTGGCTTTGTCTAAACTTGTTGAGTCATGGAAAGACAAATGA